Genomic DNA from Roseimicrobium gellanilyticum:
GTGGGTGGTGCGGTGGACAGTGGCACCACGGTGACGTCTGATTTCTCAGGGGAGGCCGCGGGAGGTGGGGGTGCAGGTGATTTGGATGCGGCTGGTGCGATGCTGGCGTAGACGTGTTGTGCGGGTTGCGGCTTTTCCGGTTTGCCGACCTGCATCCAGATCATCGTGATCACCGGGACGAGTGCGAGGGCCGTCAGCGTGAGCCACGCCAGCCGGTGCTTCGCAGCGGCGGAGAGATGATGACGTCCCACGGCAAACACAAGTGCCAGCAGCGCCCAGAGGGTGGCGCCCTGCCACAGCGAATGCACCAGCACCCAGCCGAGGTCTTTGAGCCAGGGGGATTGGAGGAAGGTGCTCATGACTTCTTCGTCTTGCTGGCTGGTTTCGCGTCTTCTTCCGCGTCGAGGTTGTCGAGCAGCTTGCGTATTTCCGCGCGTTCCTCCGCGGACACTTTCTTCGTGGAGAGGGCGCCGAGGACGAGCTGGGCGGCGGAGCCTTCGAAGGCCTGCTGCAGGAGTCGTCCCAGCAGGCTGCGTTGTACGCGCTCTTCCGGCATGGCGGCCTGGTAGAGGTGGGTGCGTTCGGATTCGTCGCGGGTGACGAGGCCCTTCTCATGCATCACCTGGAACTGCTTCAGCACGGTGGTGTAGCTTCCTTTCGCGCCCAGATCCTCCCACACCTGACGCACGGAGGCGGAGCCGAGGTTCCAGAGGACACGCAGGAGAGGGAGCTCTGCCTCGGTCGGTTCCGGACGGGAGGGGTTTCGGACTTTGGGAGGGCGCGGCATGATGGAAAGAGTGGTGTACGATATTAATCGTAATGATGCGCAGAGTTGGTGGAATGGTCAACGATAATAATCGTAGATGTGCTGGTCCGTCGCATTTTCCCGGTCGTGATCCTTGATATGACCCCGGTCTTGTCGGACAAAGCGACCTCCTTCCTCATGGCCAAACCTCCGCCTCCGCCCACCTTCAAGGACAAGATTGCCAAAGTCACGGATCGACTCCTGAGCAAGCACGCAAAACAGGCGCTCACGGACCCTGGGATGCAGAAGTGGGGCATCAACAATCTCATGCGTGCGGCGAAGCGCTACAATCGCTGGCGCTATGGGGAACGGGAGAAGAAGCACCAGAAGGCGTACGACAAGAAACTGACTGAGCTGATGGAAGAGCATGGTGGGCCGGGGCACTATCCGCCGAAGATGGTGATGCAGGATGGTTGGGCGATTGATACCTCCATGTCCCTGCCGGGGCTGGACCGCCTGCTGGATGAGGCAGGGCAGGTCGCCCGTGAGCGTGCAGGAAAGTCACACACCGACGTGCAGCAGCCCTACTTCCGCAATCTCATGGTGTATGAGGATGTGATGAAGTATCCCTCGTGGCTGGACTTTGTCACTTCTCCGGATGTGCTCGCGACGGCCATTCACTACCTCAAGACCATCCCGGTGCTTTCCAAGACGCGTCCTCCGGGGATTCGCTTCATGGAGTCCAATCAGAACCTGGACCCGAATCCTCCGGGGCCCTTCTCCGAAAGCCAGCTCTACCACATGGATCTGCATGACCAGCCTCTGGTGTATGTGCTGGTGCTCATTGATGATTGCACGATGGAGTGTGGTCCGTGGCATTTCCTTCCGGCGTCCGTCTCGGATCGCGCCATCAAGGCGCTCGGCTACCAGAAGCGCGGCGTGCGCTACCGCGTGACGGATGAGGAGATGTACTCCGTGATCGATCCGAAGGAGGCGCAGATCTTTGCCTACCCGAAGGGGACGGTGCTCTTCATCGACTCCAGCCGTTGTTTCCACTACGGCAGCCGCCTTTCCTACAAGCCGCGCCTGCAGATGATGTATGCCTACACCTCCGTGACGCGCTGTGACTTCTCCCAGACCTTCATGCCTGCCTTTCCCTATCCGGTGAAGAAGACAGACTCACGGCTGAGGAAGATGGTGCTGAAGTGAAGGGGGGCGGAATACGGGTCGGAGATTTGGAGTGCTGGAGCTAGCTCCAGCTTTCGGGAGCAGAGCTTGCTCTGCGTGAAGTTACTCATGATGCAGAATATGCTGGAGGGTAGCCACCTCAGTTCTGGCTTCACGGCAGCAAGCTGCCTGCAGAAAGCTGGAGCAAGCTCCAGCAGTCCAAGTTTGCCGCTTCCTCCCGCAACATGGCAAGGGCATGGTACCCGACGGCGGGATGACAACGTGCACCATCCTAGCCCTTCCCATCCAGCAGCGCTTCCACGGTCTTCAGGGTTTCATCCGCGTTCAGGATCTCCACATGGCCGTGGATGAAATGTCTCCAGGACTTCGCTGCCTGTTTCACGCGCAGGTCGGTTTCACTCTGGACGGTGACCACACCGTCATTTTCACCCCTGAGATAAAATGGACCACCCTTGATGGACCCATAGATCAGGTGATGGGTGGTGCCCTTGGGCAAGGGGGTGTTGTACATCTTCACAAGGTAGTCGCTGTTGGGGGCGACATCGATCCATGAGGGCACTGGCTTTTTCAGGTGGCGGATGCCTGCCTCCGCGGCCTTGTGCCCGCCCCAGGGTGTGGAGATGCTGATGAACTCCGGGATGAAGTTGACGCCCTCCTCCGCCACGGCCTCGGTGATGGCGGGTCGCGAGACGAGGCCTCCCATGCTGTGAGCCACCACATGGCACCTGGAGAATCCATGGCGCTTCTTCAGCCCGCGGAGGCCCTGAGCCAGCACATTGGAAACACGGCCCAGCCTCATGCCGCTGGGATAGTGGTAGAACCAGAGCTGGTACTTCGTGCGGTCAAAGTTGTTGATGAAGTAGTGCCAGTCCTGCGGGCTGCCGCCGATGCCATAGACAAAAACGACCGGGATGCGCCTGGGGTCGTAGGGCTCGGTGAAGTAGATGCCGAGGGTGTTCGTGGTGAGGAAATCAAGGGGACGCCAGAGACCGCTGCCGCCGGTGTCCGGGGCAAAGCGTGCCTCATTCAACGAGGCAACGTCTCCCAGTGCCACATTCACCTTTCCACCCAGCTCCAGATTCTCCTTTGGTCGCTCAATGGCGGTACCCTTGGGCAGACCGTGGTCGCGTGTCAGGGCGACGGGGAGGATCTGGCTCACGGTCACGCCATCGGAGAGCGGGCGTGGTGAGATGTCGCGAAGCACTCCCAGCGGCTCACCGGCATCGTACTTGTGATTGTCATTTTCATCCGTGAAGGCGCCGACGCGATAGACCTCTCCCAGCCGCAGGTGAAAGGCGGCCAGCCCGTCTTCACGCACCTCCTGGAATCCTGCCGAGTCCTTGCGCTTGTCCCCGTCCATGCGCCACGCGAGGGCGTAGGTGGGGGCGGGGCCTTTGGGCGCTGGAGTGACCTGGATGGCGATGCCTCCCTGGGCTTCAAGACTCTCCACCTGCTTGCGCAGTCCGAGCAGGGAGCAGGAGGAGAGGAGGCATGCCAGGGAGACGGGGAGCGCGGCGGCGAGACACGGGAGGCGTTTCATAGGGAGTGTGTCGGGGAATCACCAGCACAAGCACAAGCACTGCCACAGCCCGATGGCTGAAGCGTGCTAGTTCATCAGGCTCTCGTACCACATGTCCACGCGCTTCTGCCGGGCGCGCAGTTTCATTTTCCGCTTCTCCTGCTTCTCGTAGTACTTGTCGTTTTTCTCCCTGAGCCTGTGGCTGTACGAGGCGGGGCTTTCATCTTCGTCCGAGGCGCATGAGGCAAGCATGGGCAGGCAGCACAGGGCGAGTGCGGCGCAGAGGAGGGGGCGGAGGCGTTTCATGATTTTCGCAGGGAAAAGAGAAGCACAGGGGTGCCTGAGCCCGCCAGTGCAAATTCGTGAAAATCGCCGGTCAGGGCCATCGGATGGAAGCTTCGCCATGGCGGCTGACGTACCATGGATGATGAGCACTGGAACCCAAGTCAATCCACGCACCCCGGAAAACGTCGTCGTCCTGGGGGCCTCCCCGAATGAGGAACGCTACGCCAACAAGGCGATGAAGATGCTGCTGGAGTATGGCCACCAGCCCATCCCGGTGAATCCCGGCTTTGACGAGATTCTGGGCATCAAGTGCTTCAAGTCGATTACGGACGTGCCGGGGCCGGTGGATACGGTGACGCTGTACCTGGGCGCGGCGCGCTCGGAGCCGTTGATGGCGGACATTCTCGCGGCCAAGCCAAAGCGGATCATCTTCAATCCGGGGGCGGAGAATGAGCGTCTCGCGGAGGAAGCGAGAGCCAGGGGGATTGAAGCGCTGGAGGCGTGCACGCTGGTGCTGTTGCGGACGGGGCAGTATTGAAGGGTTGATGGTTTTTGGTTGATAGTTGATAGCCTGAACCTCCCCAACTCAATCAGGCTATCAACTGTCAACCTTGGACTATCGACCAAACAAAAGCCGCAGGAGCTCACCCCTGCGGCTTTCGAGTTTGTGGGAGTACGGGTTGGTTGCTGATTGAAATCAGATGATGCTGTCGTCGCCAGTCGGCTGGTCTTCCGGGGCGGAGCTTTCGGTCGCGTAGATTGGCTCGTGCTCGACGTGGACGCTTGGGTCGTTCGGGTGAACTTCCTGCTCCGGTGCGGCTTCGGCGACGGCCACGGAGGTTTCGGCGGAGCCTGCCACCGCCTCTTCGGCGACGGGTGCGGCTTCCACGGCAGCGGCTGCCTTGGCGGCCTTGCCTTTGCCTCGCTTGGGCTTGGTGGGAGCGTCCAGGATGGCGTCCATTTCCGCCTCGCCACCGCGTCTCACACGACCGCTCACGGTATCCGCCACGGTGGGCTGTCCGTCTTCGAGCGAGACCTTCTCGTTGGTCATGCGCACACCCACGGGCTTGCTCACACCGAATTCCTGCATGGTCACCCCGTAGATGACATCTGCGCGGGACATGGTGCGCTTATTGTGCGTGACCACGATGAACTGGCTGCTGGTGGTGAACTTGTCCAGCATGGTGAGGAAGCGGCCGATGTTCGTTTCATCGAGCGGTGCATCGAGTTCGTCCAGCACGCAGAAGGGGCTCGGCTTCACCATG
This window encodes:
- a CDS encoding BlaI/MecI/CopY family transcriptional regulator yields the protein MPRPPKVRNPSRPEPTEAELPLLRVLWNLGSASVRQVWEDLGAKGSYTTVLKQFQVMHEKGLVTRDESERTHLYQAAMPEERVQRSLLGRLLQQAFEGSAAQLVLGALSTKKVSAEERAEIRKLLDNLDAEEDAKPASKTKKS
- a CDS encoding CoA-binding protein — protein: MAADVPWMMSTGTQVNPRTPENVVVLGASPNEERYANKAMKMLLEYGHQPIPVNPGFDEILGIKCFKSITDVPGPVDTVTLYLGAARSEPLMADILAAKPKRIIFNPGAENERLAEEARARGIEALEACTLVLLRTGQY